A part of Geothrix oryzae genomic DNA contains:
- the mce gene encoding methylmalonyl-CoA epimerase, which translates to MHLLRINHLGIATPGLDEAMARMARLFDMAADHAEEVAEQKVKTAFFPVGESTLEFLESTDPEGPIGKFLAKRGPGIHHVCFEVDDIDAAVAQLLAKGVRMIDQAPRNGAHGCRVAFIHPAETGGVLMELSQGA; encoded by the coding sequence ATGCACCTGCTCCGCATCAACCATTTGGGCATCGCGACGCCGGGTCTGGACGAGGCCATGGCGCGCATGGCACGCCTCTTCGACATGGCGGCGGACCACGCGGAGGAGGTGGCCGAGCAGAAGGTGAAGACGGCCTTCTTCCCCGTGGGCGAGAGCACCCTGGAATTCCTGGAGAGCACCGACCCCGAGGGGCCCATCGGCAAGTTCCTGGCGAAGCGCGGCCCCGGCATCCACCATGTCTGCTTCGAGGTGGACGACATCGACGCGGCCGTGGCGCAGCTGCTCGCCAAGGGCGTGCGCATGATCGACCAGGCCCCGCGGAACGGCGCCCACGGCTGCCGCGTGGCCTTCATCCATCCGGCGGAAACCGGCGGCGTGCTGATGGAGCTGAGCCAGGGGGCGTGA
- a CDS encoding DUF2492 family protein, with product MSDPLYGHDLLSLVMERGGAVSVEDLRTAALAVHGPDPVYHNCHGDSFDFDGVLAFLGQKGKINLADGRVTLGPAPACQH from the coding sequence ATGTCCGATCCCCTTTACGGCCACGACCTGCTGTCCCTGGTGATGGAGCGCGGCGGAGCCGTCTCCGTCGAGGATCTCCGGACCGCCGCCCTCGCCGTCCACGGGCCCGATCCCGTCTACCACAACTGCCACGGGGATTCCTTCGACTTCGACGGCGTGCTGGCCTTCCTCGGCCAGAAGGGAAAGATCAACCTGGCGGACGGCCGGGTGACCTTGGGGCCGGCCCCGGCCTGCCAGCACTGA
- the tmk gene encoding dTMP kinase has translation MRGVFITIEGVEGSGKSTQLLRLSERLRHLGLPLVVSKEPGGTALGRELRRLLLERHASGETWCADAELLLFYADRAQHLETVIRPALAEGKVVLVDRFEDSTRAYQGASGVPEAALDRLSELVLRGLRPSLTVVLDMDPELSLQRVEVRNLSLGAEFAETRFDNAALEFHRKVRNRFLAIAQSHPGRVALVPARDPVDQVEAAIWARVAPLLRSAGFGVD, from the coding sequence GTGCGCGGCGTGTTCATCACCATCGAGGGCGTGGAAGGCTCGGGCAAGTCCACCCAGCTGCTCCGGCTGTCGGAGCGCCTGCGGCACCTGGGCCTGCCCCTGGTGGTCTCGAAGGAGCCCGGCGGCACGGCCCTGGGCCGGGAGCTTCGCCGTCTGTTGCTGGAGCGCCACGCCAGCGGCGAAACCTGGTGCGCGGACGCGGAGCTGCTGCTCTTCTACGCCGACCGGGCCCAGCATCTCGAGACGGTGATCCGCCCCGCGCTGGCGGAGGGAAAGGTCGTGCTGGTGGATCGCTTCGAGGATTCCACCCGGGCCTACCAGGGCGCCAGCGGCGTGCCCGAGGCGGCCCTGGATCGCCTCAGCGAACTGGTCCTGCGGGGGCTCCGCCCCAGCCTCACCGTGGTGCTGGACATGGACCCCGAGCTGTCGCTCCAGCGCGTGGAGGTCCGCAACCTCTCCCTGGGAGCCGAGTTCGCGGAGACGCGCTTCGACAATGCCGCCCTGGAGTTCCACCGCAAGGTGCGCAACCGCTTCCTGGCCATCGCCCAGAGCCACCCCGGCCGCGTGGCCCTGGTGCCCGCCCGGGATCCCGTCGACCAGGTGGAAGCGGCCATCTGGGCGCGGGTGGCGCCCCTGCTGCGCAGCGCCGGCTTCGGAGTCGACTGA
- a CDS encoding zinc-ribbon domain-containing protein: MAEAIHCPSCSTRYRLRPERLRPAIRRARCFSCGGVFPVGDIVARLLTPAATPDFDLEAGLESHLGSELGDLADFQPSEAPPSLTLGDLEGADAEILEKTLVDTPAALPEAKQAAPPEPAPDLALGTTPAAPPTTPPTPPPFPPEITETTLSGYTSARDAIDKLFGDAPAQPSGLKITKDSSAMDMEATLTALEATLGGSEMPTPPAEADGAGEDPTASGHPVEGGQAASSTTVRLTQEDLRAALAVAPQGPSSFRSSEAVPTPEAHKEAAPSTPSLSPSDLFPTSLATDAGAELLRLKIGEEIYPGLTMSQIIAWVEEGRILENHLVARQHSENWLEAHKVPGLRPVFERLRRERSGGAPSLDSPVMEIAPKKSLFGGLFGKN; the protein is encoded by the coding sequence GTGGCCGAAGCGATCCATTGCCCCAGCTGCTCCACCCGCTACCGCCTCCGTCCCGAGCGGCTCCGACCGGCCATCCGCCGGGCCCGGTGCTTCTCCTGCGGCGGCGTGTTTCCCGTGGGTGACATCGTGGCCCGCCTGCTGACGCCAGCGGCAACCCCTGATTTCGACCTCGAAGCAGGCCTCGAATCTCACCTGGGCTCCGAGCTGGGGGATCTCGCCGACTTCCAGCCCTCGGAGGCGCCTCCCTCGCTCACCCTGGGCGACCTGGAGGGTGCGGACGCGGAGATCCTCGAGAAGACCCTCGTGGACACTCCCGCTGCCCTGCCCGAGGCCAAGCAGGCCGCGCCGCCCGAGCCGGCACCCGACCTGGCGCTTGGGACGACGCCCGCAGCCCCGCCCACGACTCCGCCCACACCCCCACCCTTCCCCCCCGAGATCACCGAGACCACCCTGTCTGGCTACACCTCCGCCCGAGATGCCATCGACAAGCTGTTCGGCGATGCCCCGGCCCAGCCCTCGGGTCTGAAGATCACCAAGGATTCGTCCGCCATGGACATGGAGGCGACCCTCACCGCCCTGGAAGCCACCCTGGGCGGCAGCGAGATGCCCACCCCCCCTGCGGAGGCCGATGGGGCGGGCGAGGATCCCACCGCCTCCGGGCACCCGGTCGAGGGCGGCCAGGCCGCTTCCAGCACCACCGTGCGCCTCACCCAGGAGGACCTCCGGGCCGCCTTGGCCGTCGCACCCCAGGGGCCTTCCTCCTTCCGGTCCTCCGAGGCAGTGCCGACTCCCGAAGCGCACAAGGAGGCCGCACCGTCGACGCCGTCCCTCTCCCCGTCGGACCTGTTCCCGACCTCGCTGGCCACGGATGCGGGCGCCGAGCTCCTGCGGCTGAAGATCGGCGAGGAGATCTACCCCGGGCTCACCATGTCCCAGATCATCGCCTGGGTGGAGGAGGGCCGCATCCTGGAGAACCACCTGGTGGCCCGGCAGCACAGCGAGAACTGGCTGGAAGCCCACAAGGTTCCCGGTCTGCGCCCCGTCTTCGAGCGCCTTCGCCGCGAGCGCAGCGGTGGCGCCCCTTCTCTGGATTCCCCGGTCATGGAGATCGCCCCCAAGAAGAGCCTCTTCGGCGGCCTCTTCGGCAAGAACTGA
- the rfaE1 gene encoding D-glycero-beta-D-manno-heptose-7-phosphate kinase translates to MRLDRAQAESLLRRMEGRKVAVLGDVMLDEYLFGEVSRISPEAPVPIVRVVREHAVLGGAANVAANLKALGAEPLLIGTLQKDVAGDRVLGLLGRLGISISGLVLDASRPTIIKTRVIGQQQQMLRIDREEAGPREAAVLLGLKDRLDRALGEASALIVSDYAKGAVNESVMEAVREFCTARNLPWIVDPKPAHKALYRGATLMTPNTKEASELAHAPARTDAEVAEAGRAIMAELGLRGLLVTRSERGMALFAPDGDHAAPWMVPTEAREVFDVSGAGDTVIAAFGAAVAAGADWREAAMLANAAAGVVVAKVGTATATPAEILAHYHEQEAN, encoded by the coding sequence ATGAGGCTCGACCGGGCCCAGGCCGAATCGCTGCTCCGGCGCATGGAAGGCCGCAAGGTGGCCGTGCTGGGCGATGTGATGCTGGACGAGTACCTGTTCGGCGAAGTGAGCCGCATCTCGCCGGAGGCGCCCGTGCCCATCGTGCGCGTGGTGCGAGAGCACGCCGTGCTGGGCGGCGCGGCCAATGTGGCGGCCAACCTCAAGGCCCTGGGCGCGGAGCCCCTCCTCATCGGCACCCTGCAGAAGGATGTGGCGGGGGATCGGGTGCTCGGCCTGCTGGGCCGCCTGGGCATCTCCATCTCGGGCCTGGTGCTGGATGCCTCCCGGCCCACCATCATCAAGACCCGCGTCATCGGGCAGCAGCAGCAGATGCTCCGCATCGACCGCGAGGAAGCGGGGCCGAGGGAGGCCGCCGTGCTGCTGGGCCTCAAGGACCGTCTGGACCGCGCCCTGGGCGAGGCCTCGGCCCTCATCGTGTCCGACTACGCCAAGGGCGCCGTGAACGAGTCCGTCATGGAGGCGGTGCGGGAGTTCTGCACCGCGCGGAACCTGCCCTGGATCGTGGATCCCAAGCCCGCGCACAAGGCCCTGTACCGAGGGGCCACGCTCATGACGCCCAACACCAAGGAGGCCTCGGAACTGGCCCACGCGCCGGCCCGGACCGATGCGGAGGTGGCCGAGGCGGGCCGCGCCATCATGGCCGAGCTGGGCCTGAGGGGCCTGCTGGTCACGCGCAGCGAGCGGGGCATGGCCCTCTTCGCGCCGGACGGGGACCATGCGGCCCCCTGGATGGTTCCCACGGAGGCCCGGGAGGTCTTCGATGTGAGCGGCGCGGGCGACACGGTCATCGCCGCCTTCGGTGCCGCCGTGGCCGCGGGGGCGGACTGGCGCGAGGCCGCCATGCTGGCCAACGCCGCCGCGGGTGTGGTGGTCGCCAAGGTGGGCACGGCCACCGCCACGCCGGCGGAGATCCTCGCCCACTATCACGAGCAGGAAGCGAATTAG
- a CDS encoding Trm112 family protein codes for MPLDPRLLEILCCPACHGDLLEKAEGLHCQGCGLLYPIEDGIPVMLVDQAKKEQP; via the coding sequence ATGCCGCTCGATCCCCGCCTCCTCGAGATCCTCTGCTGTCCGGCCTGCCACGGCGACCTGCTGGAGAAGGCGGAGGGACTGCACTGCCAGGGCTGCGGCCTGCTCTACCCCATCGAGGATGGGATCCCCGTGATGCTGGTGGATCAGGCGAAGAAAGAGCAGCCATGA
- a CDS encoding SLAC1 family transporter, whose protein sequence is MQEKHAIKHFAPGWFAVIMGTGGLANILFLWEGQVPGLWRASLAVATLADVGFFIVLIPWLLRWVRHFDYVRRDLHHPVSSNFFVTMPVATVILGTNIHLIWGSYLDRAWAFGLMLACWVIAVAGVAFFTLFTTFRFIRAEAPPDPETMNFSWIMAPIANMALLLLGNPVLGQALLFRPDWCLTIFAVNAAMLGIGFFLFLFIGAIIFVRLAQHPLPPAETTPTFGIFLSAAGLAVSCLLDLGAHARSLGIVTETGLFSVGAATLWGFGMWILAIILVICIHQIRRGGIPFSLGWWAFVFPLAAYTIGSQKIAQRFPSSLTRGYALLLTATLVGLWLYILANTLRGVLRGTLFLGRPLDLPAGREPAPGSSQFR, encoded by the coding sequence ATGCAGGAAAAGCACGCCATCAAGCACTTCGCGCCGGGCTGGTTCGCCGTGATCATGGGCACCGGGGGGCTGGCGAACATCCTGTTCCTCTGGGAGGGCCAGGTCCCGGGCCTATGGCGAGCGAGCCTGGCCGTGGCGACCCTGGCCGATGTCGGGTTCTTCATCGTGCTGATTCCGTGGCTGCTCCGCTGGGTGCGCCACTTCGACTATGTGCGGCGTGACCTCCACCACCCCGTCTCGTCGAACTTCTTCGTCACGATGCCCGTGGCCACCGTCATCCTGGGCACGAACATCCACCTGATCTGGGGATCCTACCTGGACCGGGCGTGGGCCTTCGGGCTGATGCTCGCCTGCTGGGTCATCGCCGTCGCCGGCGTGGCCTTCTTCACCCTCTTCACGACCTTCCGGTTCATCCGCGCCGAGGCGCCGCCCGATCCCGAGACCATGAACTTCTCCTGGATCATGGCGCCCATCGCCAACATGGCCCTGCTGCTGCTGGGCAATCCGGTGCTGGGGCAGGCCCTCCTGTTCCGGCCCGATTGGTGCCTGACGATCTTCGCCGTCAACGCCGCGATGCTGGGCATCGGCTTCTTCCTCTTCCTGTTCATCGGCGCCATCATCTTCGTCCGGCTGGCGCAGCACCCCCTGCCGCCGGCGGAAACGACGCCCACCTTCGGCATCTTCCTGAGCGCCGCGGGGCTCGCGGTGAGCTGCCTCCTGGACCTGGGCGCCCATGCCCGGAGCCTTGGGATCGTCACCGAAACCGGGCTCTTCTCCGTCGGCGCCGCCACCCTCTGGGGCTTCGGCATGTGGATCCTCGCCATCATCCTGGTCATCTGCATCCACCAGATCCGCCGCGGGGGAATCCCCTTCAGCCTGGGGTGGTGGGCTTTCGTGTTCCCCCTGGCCGCCTACACCATCGGCAGCCAGAAGATCGCCCAGCGCTTTCCCTCATCCCTCACGCGGGGCTACGCCCTTCTCCTGACGGCCACGCTGGTTGGCCTCTGGCTCTACATCCTGGCGAACACCCTGCGGGGCGTGCTGCGGGGCACCCTGTTCCTGGGCAGACCCCTCGACCTGCCCGCGGGAAGGGAGCCGGCCCCGGGGTCGAGCCAATTCCGATAA
- a CDS encoding 3-deoxy-7-phosphoheptulonate synthase: MTHHALENLNIDAFDRMPSPAEVHAALPVPDAVADTVAAGRRDLQRILRREDSRLMVVVGPCSIHDPVAGLEYAARLKALSDEVSDSLLLVMRVYFEKPRTSTGWKGYINDPRMDDSFHIEEGMRKAREFLLRIGEIGLPTATEALDPNTPQYIGDLIAWTAIGARTSESQTHREMSSGLSTPVGFKNATDGDLGAAVNAILSAARPHSFLGLNDQGSAAIVRTRGNAHGHLVLRGGGGRPNYDTVSIALAEAALRKAGLPENIVVDCSHANSHKNPRLQPLVFLDCAHQILRGNRSIVGLMVESFLEEGNQPIPADLATLRYGCSVTDACLGWEETAALLREARNLLKEALPKRCG; the protein is encoded by the coding sequence ATGACTCATCACGCCCTCGAAAACCTCAACATCGATGCCTTCGACCGGATGCCCTCTCCGGCGGAAGTCCACGCGGCCCTCCCCGTCCCGGACGCCGTGGCCGACACCGTGGCCGCCGGGCGCCGGGACCTCCAGCGCATCCTCAGGCGTGAAGACTCCCGTCTCATGGTGGTGGTGGGACCGTGCAGCATCCATGACCCCGTGGCGGGGCTCGAGTACGCGGCCCGGCTCAAGGCCCTGTCCGACGAAGTCTCGGACTCGCTCCTGCTGGTGATGCGGGTCTATTTCGAGAAGCCGCGCACCTCCACGGGCTGGAAGGGCTACATCAACGATCCGCGGATGGACGACTCCTTCCACATCGAGGAGGGGATGCGGAAGGCCCGGGAGTTTCTGCTGCGCATCGGGGAGATCGGCCTGCCCACCGCCACGGAGGCCCTGGACCCCAACACGCCCCAGTACATCGGCGACCTCATCGCCTGGACGGCCATCGGAGCCCGGACCTCGGAATCCCAGACCCATCGGGAGATGTCCAGCGGCCTGTCCACGCCCGTGGGCTTCAAGAACGCCACGGACGGCGACCTGGGCGCCGCCGTGAACGCCATCCTCTCGGCCGCCCGTCCCCACAGCTTTCTGGGCCTCAACGACCAGGGCTCCGCCGCCATCGTGCGGACCCGGGGGAACGCCCACGGCCACCTGGTGCTGCGCGGCGGCGGAGGCCGCCCCAACTACGACACCGTCAGCATCGCCCTGGCCGAGGCCGCCCTGCGCAAGGCGGGATTGCCCGAAAACATCGTGGTGGACTGCTCCCACGCGAACAGCCACAAGAATCCCCGGCTCCAGCCCCTGGTCTTCCTGGATTGCGCCCACCAGATCCTCCGCGGCAACCGCTCCATCGTCGGGCTGATGGTGGAGAGCTTCCTCGAGGAGGGCAACCAGCCCATTCCCGCCGACCTCGCCACCCTGCGCTACGGCTGCTCGGTGACGGACGCCTGCCTCGGCTGGGAGGAGACGGCCGCCCTGCTCCGGGAGGCCCGGAACCTGCTGAAAGAAGCCCTGCCGAAACGGTGCGGTTGA
- a CDS encoding serine/threonine protein kinase: MHPVPGTRIGPYEILSPLGSGGMGEVFKAHDPKLDRFVAIKVLPQALYQDPRTRARFEREAKAVAALSHPNILGIFDFGWDGSRAYAVMELLEGSSLREILRDGAVPPRKAVEWAIQIARGVGAAHEKGIIHRDLKPDNVFITEDGQVKVLDFGLAKTLESGRGQMATLRPGSEHPTELSEAGMLIGTVGYMSPEQVRGEPADTRSDIFSLGVVLFEMLTGRRPFAGPSGAETFSAILRDAPPELEGLRGALVPGLDRLVFRCLEKRPQDRFQNMKDLAFGLEAPLSMASPLPAWGPGLRWPVWRRPVFVGAALALALAGGALAWAFRGTPAALSAPAFQRLFFTPGTVESAFFGPDGKTIFFSARLGGGDSEIFVIDPRSLEPKPLGLKDALLVGVSGNNDLALIRHPRRWLLGRYRGTLARVPAGGGALRDLQADVLEAAWDGQGLALLTSDDAQRGRLEFPIGRAAFESNGISHTAKLIRLAPGGDRMAMVETQDGSAKVVLLDREGRRTVVFEKPGDGFGDTLTGLAWGPGNDLWLSELQADQTALWSVRPGSPARLLWRGDGSKQLMDVFSDGRVLLANHQVRRGVLVQRAGEPTHQERSVRGGTQVQGLSPDGGRLLLLESPALDGGTALDETYLADFAGGPALKLAKGNPYGFSLGARWIQLNLNGLSPKDLDTGVTTGLLKAGLDPAAVLDPASPRPCLVFLSVGLDRPVVVPLPQRFRAVGCAFLLPDGHRALFQGSEGSQGLKYYLVELKGGEPRAITEEGFGHNIVGSSPLSSDGKRLFITSDRKAWFILPVDGGKPVPIRGVQAEERLISWAVDGQSLFVRPELSLLPVTIHRLDPVTGKRVEVHRFMPPDAAGYLQTRTAYATPDGKAFAFTYDRKLSALYLVEGLR, from the coding sequence ATGCACCCCGTCCCCGGAACCCGCATCGGCCCCTACGAGATCCTGAGCCCCCTGGGCTCCGGTGGCATGGGGGAGGTCTTCAAGGCCCACGATCCGAAACTGGACCGTTTCGTGGCCATCAAGGTGCTGCCCCAGGCGCTCTATCAGGACCCCAGGACCCGGGCCCGCTTCGAGCGCGAGGCCAAGGCGGTGGCGGCCCTCTCCCATCCCAACATCCTGGGCATCTTCGATTTCGGCTGGGATGGCAGCCGGGCCTACGCGGTGATGGAGCTGCTGGAGGGAAGCAGCCTCCGGGAGATCCTGAGGGATGGGGCCGTGCCCCCCCGGAAGGCCGTGGAGTGGGCCATCCAGATCGCCCGCGGCGTGGGGGCCGCCCACGAGAAGGGCATCATCCACCGGGACCTGAAGCCGGACAATGTCTTCATCACGGAGGATGGCCAGGTCAAGGTGCTGGACTTCGGACTGGCCAAGACGCTGGAATCCGGGCGCGGCCAGATGGCAACCCTGAGGCCCGGATCTGAGCATCCGACGGAGCTCAGCGAGGCCGGAATGCTCATCGGGACGGTAGGCTACATGAGCCCCGAGCAGGTTCGGGGCGAGCCGGCGGACACCCGCTCGGACATCTTCAGCCTGGGGGTGGTGCTCTTCGAGATGCTCACCGGACGGCGACCTTTTGCCGGGCCCAGCGGCGCCGAAACCTTTTCAGCCATCCTCCGGGACGCGCCGCCGGAACTGGAAGGCCTCCGGGGCGCCCTGGTCCCCGGGCTGGACCGGCTCGTCTTCCGCTGTCTGGAGAAGCGCCCCCAGGACCGGTTCCAGAACATGAAGGACCTGGCCTTCGGGCTGGAGGCTCCCCTGTCCATGGCGAGTCCCCTCCCCGCCTGGGGCCCGGGGCTCCGGTGGCCGGTCTGGCGCCGCCCGGTCTTCGTGGGCGCCGCCCTGGCCCTCGCCCTGGCTGGGGGCGCGCTCGCCTGGGCCTTCCGCGGCACCCCGGCGGCGCTGTCGGCGCCCGCCTTCCAGCGGCTCTTCTTCACGCCGGGAACCGTGGAATCCGCCTTCTTCGGGCCCGACGGCAAGACCATCTTCTTCTCGGCGAGGCTCGGAGGCGGCGATTCGGAGATCTTCGTCATCGACCCCCGAAGTCTGGAGCCCAAGCCGCTGGGGTTGAAGGATGCCCTGCTGGTCGGCGTGTCCGGGAACAATGACCTGGCCCTGATCCGGCATCCCCGCCGCTGGCTGCTGGGGCGCTACCGCGGCACCCTCGCGCGGGTGCCCGCGGGCGGAGGGGCGTTGCGGGACCTCCAGGCGGATGTGCTGGAGGCGGCCTGGGATGGCCAGGGCCTGGCCCTGCTGACCAGCGACGATGCCCAACGGGGCCGGCTGGAGTTTCCGATCGGGCGGGCGGCCTTTGAATCCAATGGCATCAGCCACACCGCCAAGCTCATCCGGCTTGCCCCGGGAGGAGACCGGATGGCCATGGTCGAGACCCAGGATGGAAGCGCCAAGGTCGTGCTGCTGGACCGGGAGGGCCGGCGGACCGTGGTGTTCGAAAAGCCGGGAGACGGGTTCGGCGACACCCTCACCGGGCTGGCCTGGGGGCCCGGGAACGACCTGTGGCTGAGCGAACTCCAGGCGGATCAGACGGCCCTGTGGTCGGTCCGGCCGGGCTCTCCGGCGCGCCTCCTGTGGCGCGGGGACGGCTCCAAGCAACTCATGGATGTCTTTTCCGATGGGCGGGTCCTCCTGGCCAACCATCAGGTGCGACGCGGCGTGCTGGTGCAGCGGGCCGGGGAGCCGACCCACCAGGAGCGCTCGGTCCGCGGCGGCACCCAGGTCCAGGGACTGAGCCCGGATGGCGGGCGGCTGCTCCTGCTCGAATCGCCAGCCCTGGATGGGGGAACCGCCCTGGATGAGACCTACCTCGCGGATTTCGCGGGCGGACCCGCCCTGAAGCTGGCCAAGGGCAACCCCTACGGATTCTCCCTGGGCGCGCGCTGGATTCAGCTGAACCTCAACGGGCTCAGCCCGAAGGATCTCGACACCGGCGTGACCACGGGGCTCCTGAAGGCGGGCCTGGATCCCGCGGCTGTCCTGGACCCCGCTTCGCCCAGGCCCTGCCTGGTGTTCCTGTCCGTGGGGCTGGACCGGCCCGTCGTGGTGCCCCTGCCCCAGCGGTTCCGGGCGGTCGGGTGCGCCTTCCTCCTGCCGGACGGCCATCGCGCGCTCTTCCAGGGAAGCGAGGGGTCCCAGGGGCTGAAGTACTACCTGGTGGAGCTCAAGGGCGGTGAGCCCCGGGCCATCACCGAAGAGGGCTTCGGCCACAACATCGTGGGCAGCAGTCCCCTGTCCTCCGACGGGAAGCGGCTCTTCATCACGAGCGACCGCAAGGCCTGGTTCATCCTGCCGGTCGATGGCGGGAAGCCCGTGCCCATCCGGGGAGTCCAGGCGGAGGAACGGCTCATCAGCTGGGCGGTGGATGGACAGAGCCTCTTCGTCCGCCCGGAACTCTCCCTCCTGCCCGTGACGATCCACCGCCTGGACCCCGTCACGGGGAAGCGGGTGGAGGTCCATCGCTTCATGCCGCCCGATGCCGCGGGCTACCTGCAGACGCGGACGGCCTACGCCACGCCCGACGGGAAGGCCTTCGCCTTCACCTACGACCGTAAGCTCAGCGCCCTCTACCTGGTGGAGGGGCTACGGTAG
- a CDS encoding (Fe-S)-binding protein: protein MKALEIALFWIMTLAAAGFFAWTVRKRLATLRAGLPDNRFDQPWVRLKGVFTLAIMQKRMVRDKYAGFYHILIFWGFCALALRSIGLVLEGLFPVFHMTEALGAFGYGYQATKDVFEVLVLLGLGLATFRRLAAKPWRLENSWDAWATLSLIGTLMITDLLADGAYIWLHNPAWKAWAPVSLFVANQLRDMGGTGLLVLYKSMWWLHLATLYFFANFLPYSKHFHVFTSLFNIYFRELEPQKNLKPMDLEAEHFGINKIQDFSWKQMLDFYTCVECGRCLENCPTTLTGKPLRPKDFGNDLRDYLKATPLEQMGQDKPVPEDRKLIGGPVPEGSYWKRDDEVAPWSKAQLEGWISQDTIWACTSCGYCEWACPLQISFVDKIIGMRRYLTLEESDFPAEAQTAFKGMERQGNPWNLPQADRAKWAEGLEVPTFAENPEAEYLFWVGCAGSYDAAGQKVSQALVKLLKAANVSFAILGTEESCTCESARRLGNEYLYQTATEANIETLKGHGVKKVITNCPHCLNTLKNEYPAFGGDFEVVHGTELVAKLIGEGRLKMEQTVDVDLTYHDPCYLSRINGQVEAPRAILDAIPGVKLTEMEKHGEATMCCGAGGGRFWLEEHLGKRVNHERFEQAMETKATTIAVGCPFCNVMLNNAAGETGHEGVATTDVLELAAKALK from the coding sequence ATGAAGGCCCTGGAAATCGCGCTGTTCTGGATCATGACGCTGGCTGCGGCCGGGTTCTTCGCCTGGACCGTGCGGAAGCGCCTGGCCACCCTGAGGGCCGGCCTGCCGGACAACCGCTTCGACCAGCCCTGGGTGCGCCTGAAGGGCGTCTTCACCCTGGCCATCATGCAGAAGCGCATGGTCCGCGACAAATACGCTGGCTTCTACCACATCCTCATCTTCTGGGGCTTCTGCGCGTTGGCCCTGCGCTCCATCGGGCTGGTGCTGGAAGGGCTCTTCCCCGTCTTCCACATGACCGAGGCCCTGGGCGCCTTCGGCTACGGCTACCAGGCCACCAAGGATGTCTTCGAGGTGCTGGTGCTGCTGGGCCTGGGCCTCGCCACCTTCCGCCGCCTGGCCGCCAAGCCCTGGCGCCTGGAGAACTCCTGGGATGCCTGGGCCACCCTGAGCCTCATCGGCACCCTGATGATCACCGACCTGCTGGCGGACGGGGCCTACATCTGGCTGCACAACCCGGCCTGGAAGGCCTGGGCCCCCGTGAGCCTCTTCGTGGCGAACCAGCTGCGGGACATGGGCGGCACGGGGCTGCTGGTGCTCTACAAGAGCATGTGGTGGCTGCACCTGGCGACCCTCTACTTCTTCGCCAATTTCCTCCCCTATTCCAAGCACTTCCATGTGTTCACCTCGCTCTTCAACATCTACTTCCGCGAGCTGGAGCCCCAGAAGAACCTGAAGCCCATGGACCTGGAGGCCGAGCACTTCGGCATCAACAAGATCCAGGACTTCTCCTGGAAGCAGATGCTCGACTTCTACACCTGCGTGGAGTGCGGCCGCTGCCTGGAGAACTGCCCCACCACGCTCACGGGCAAGCCCCTCCGGCCCAAGGATTTCGGCAATGACCTCCGCGACTACCTGAAGGCGACGCCACTGGAGCAGATGGGCCAGGACAAGCCCGTGCCCGAGGACCGCAAGCTCATCGGCGGCCCCGTGCCCGAAGGCTCCTACTGGAAGCGCGATGACGAGGTGGCGCCCTGGAGCAAGGCGCAGCTGGAAGGCTGGATCAGCCAGGACACCATCTGGGCCTGCACCAGCTGCGGCTACTGCGAGTGGGCCTGCCCCCTGCAGATCAGCTTCGTGGACAAGATCATCGGCATGCGCCGCTACCTCACGCTGGAGGAGAGCGACTTCCCCGCCGAGGCCCAGACGGCCTTCAAGGGCATGGAGCGCCAGGGCAACCCCTGGAACCTGCCCCAGGCGGACCGCGCCAAGTGGGCCGAGGGGCTGGAAGTGCCCACCTTCGCCGAGAATCCCGAGGCCGAGTACCTGTTCTGGGTGGGCTGTGCCGGTTCCTACGACGCCGCAGGCCAGAAGGTCTCCCAGGCCCTGGTGAAGCTGCTCAAGGCCGCAAATGTGTCGTTCGCGATCCTCGGCACCGAGGAGAGCTGCACCTGCGAATCCGCGCGGCGCCTGGGGAACGAGTACCTCTACCAGACGGCCACGGAGGCCAACATCGAGACCCTCAAGGGCCATGGCGTGAAGAAGGTCATCACCAACTGCCCCCACTGCCTCAACACCCTGAAGAACGAGTACCCGGCCTTCGGGGGCGACTTCGAGGTGGTGCACGGCACCGAGCTGGTGGCCAAGCTCATCGGCGAGGGCAGGCTGAAGATGGAGCAGACGGTGGATGTGGACCTCACCTACCACGACCCCTGCTACCTCAGCCGCATCAACGGCCAGGTGGAGGCGCCGCGGGCCATCCTGGATGCCATCCCCGGCGTGAAGCTCACCGAGATGGAGAAGCACGGCGAAGCCACCATGTGCTGCGGCGCCGGCGGCGGCCGCTTCTGGCTGGAGGAGCACCTGGGCAAGCGCGTCAACCACGAGCGCTTCGAGCAGGCCATGGAAACCAAGGCCACCACCATCGCCGTGGGCTGCCCCTTCTGCAATGTGATGCTCAACAACGCCGCGGGGGAGACTGGCCACGAGGGCGTGGCCACCACCGATGTGCTGGAACTGGCGGCGAAGGCCCTGAAGTAG